One window from the genome of Acidobacteriota bacterium encodes:
- a CDS encoding sodium-dependent transporter, whose translation MAAGVQLFSSRWGLMLAMLGMAVGTGNIWRFPRIAASNGGGSFLVAWVVFLMLWSVPLILAEFALGKKVRNGTVGTFAAMMGERFAWMGAWIAWVAAAIGFYYAVVMGWTLRYFLAAITMQLQGERSVQLWEEFSYTPQVLIFHALALAMGVIVVLKGIRGIESVVRILMPALLVLVVVLAIRAVTLPGAVNGLEFLFRPNWSDLLDSNIWLQALTQNAWDTGAGWGLVLTYAVFSRRREDTNLNSFLLAFGNNSVSLLAGVMVLCTVFSIMPGAANQIVGASNEGLTFIWIPQLFNAMPGGSFFMILFFMALVFAAWTSLVAMFQLVGLALEEAGLERRKAIISIAVAAFALGVPSALWQSSFVNQDTVWSVALMFCGLFFALIVIRYGVTRFRAEMINTGDQDMRVGAWWDWAIRLVAIEAVVLVAWMIWSARNEPLWGPLGVGNMFGQWIVVAAVLIALNGVFLRGLRKRAQGSG comes from the coding sequence CTGGCCGCAGGCGTCCAACTCTTCTCCAGCCGCTGGGGGCTGATGCTCGCCATGCTCGGCATGGCGGTGGGCACCGGCAACATCTGGCGATTCCCCCGGATCGCCGCGTCCAACGGAGGCGGTTCCTTCCTCGTCGCCTGGGTCGTCTTCCTGATGCTCTGGTCGGTGCCGCTGATCCTGGCGGAGTTCGCGCTCGGCAAGAAGGTGCGCAACGGCACGGTGGGAACATTCGCCGCGATGATGGGCGAGCGGTTCGCCTGGATGGGCGCGTGGATCGCCTGGGTGGCGGCGGCGATCGGCTTCTACTACGCCGTCGTCATGGGCTGGACCCTGCGCTACTTCCTGGCCGCCATCACGATGCAGCTTCAGGGCGAGCGGTCGGTCCAGCTCTGGGAGGAGTTCTCCTACACGCCCCAGGTGCTCATCTTTCACGCTCTGGCGCTCGCGATGGGCGTGATCGTCGTGCTCAAGGGGATCCGGGGCATCGAGAGCGTGGTGCGGATCCTGATGCCGGCGTTGCTGGTGCTCGTTGTGGTGCTCGCCATCCGGGCGGTGACGCTGCCGGGTGCGGTGAACGGTCTCGAGTTCCTGTTCAGGCCCAACTGGAGCGACCTGCTGGACTCGAACATCTGGCTTCAGGCGCTGACCCAGAACGCCTGGGACACGGGCGCCGGCTGGGGTCTGGTGCTGACCTACGCCGTCTTCTCGCGGCGCCGGGAGGACACGAACCTGAACTCCTTCCTGCTGGCGTTCGGCAACAACAGCGTCTCACTGCTCGCCGGCGTCATGGTGCTCTGCACGGTCTTCTCGATCATGCCCGGCGCCGCCAACCAGATCGTCGGCGCCAGCAACGAGGGCCTGACGTTCATCTGGATACCCCAGCTCTTCAACGCGATGCCGGGCGGTTCGTTCTTCATGATCCTGTTCTTCATGGCCCTGGTGTTCGCCGCCTGGACGTCGCTCGTGGCGATGTTCCAGTTGGTCGGCCTGGCGCTCGAGGAGGCGGGACTCGAACGGCGCAAGGCGATCATCTCGATCGCGGTCGCCGCCTTCGCGCTCGGCGTGCCCTCGGCGCTGTGGCAGTCGTCCTTCGTGAACCAGGACACCGTCTGGAGCGTCGCGCTGATGTTCTGCGGCCTGTTCTTCGCCCTGATCGTGATCCGCTACGGCGTTACCCGCTTCCGCGCCGAGATGATCAACACCGGCGACCAGGACATGCGCGTAGGTGCCTGGTGGGACTGGGCGATCCGGCTGGTCGCGATCGAGGCGGTGGTCCTCGTTGCCTGGATGATCTGGAGCGCCCGCAACGAGCCGCTCTGGGGGCCGCTGGGCGTCGGCAACATGTTCGGGCAGTGGATCGTCGTCGCGGCCGTGCTGATCGCGCTCAACGGCGTCTTCCTGCGCGGATTGAGGAAGCGCGCGCAGGGTTCCGGCTGA
- the ndk gene encoding nucleoside-diphosphate kinase, giving the protein MEETLTIIKPDAVRAGNAGRIIAHLEDAGFVIQAIRRVRLSRAQAEAFYAVHRERPFFAHLVDFMTSGPAIALALARENAVAHLRDTMGATDSAQAAPGTIRNLYGRDIQNNAIHGSDSPENASAERAFFFAGCDLVG; this is encoded by the coding sequence ATGGAAGAGACGCTGACGATCATCAAGCCGGACGCGGTCCGGGCGGGGAACGCGGGCAGGATCATCGCCCATCTCGAGGACGCGGGATTCGTGATTCAGGCGATCCGGCGGGTGCGGCTCTCGCGGGCGCAGGCGGAGGCCTTCTACGCGGTGCATCGGGAACGACCGTTCTTCGCGCACCTGGTCGACTTCATGACCAGCGGTCCGGCGATAGCGCTCGCGCTTGCACGGGAGAACGCCGTCGCCCACCTCCGGGACACGATGGGCGCCACCGACTCCGCCCAGGCGGCCCCGGGCACGATCAGGAACCTCTACGGCAGGGACATCCAGAACAACGCGATCCACGGCAGCGATTCGCCGGAGAACGCCAGCGCGGAGCGGGCCTTCTTCTTTGCCGGCTGCGATCTGGTCGGCTGA
- the sucD gene encoding succinate--CoA ligase subunit alpha, producing the protein MSILVGRDTRLIVQGITGKEGLFHAIGCRDYGTEVAGGVTPGKGGSTVEGFPVWDSVVQAHRATDCNASLIFVPPPFAADAIMEAADAGVELIVCITEGIPVADMVRVKTFLAGRNSRLLGPNCPGLITPGQAKVGIMPGHIHAPGNVGVISRSGTLTYEAVWQLTNEGLGQTTCVGIGGDPVAGTSFIDVLALFAEDEETEAIVLIGEIGGTAEEEAADWIREHLDIPVVGFIAGATAPPGRRMGHAGAIVAGGKGTAAEKKAALAAAGVLVVDSPAEMGARTAAALAS; encoded by the coding sequence ATGTCGATCCTGGTTGGCAGGGACACGCGCCTGATTGTGCAGGGCATCACCGGCAAGGAGGGCCTGTTCCACGCGATCGGCTGTCGCGACTACGGCACCGAGGTCGCGGGGGGTGTGACTCCGGGCAAGGGGGGCAGCACGGTGGAGGGTTTCCCGGTGTGGGACTCGGTCGTGCAGGCGCACCGGGCAACGGACTGCAATGCGAGTCTCATCTTCGTGCCGCCACCGTTCGCTGCCGACGCGATCATGGAGGCGGCCGACGCCGGCGTCGAGTTGATCGTCTGCATCACGGAGGGCATCCCGGTTGCCGACATGGTGCGGGTGAAGACCTTCCTCGCCGGCCGTAACAGCCGCCTGCTGGGTCCGAACTGCCCGGGCCTGATCACACCGGGCCAGGCGAAGGTCGGCATCATGCCGGGCCACATTCACGCGCCGGGGAACGTCGGCGTGATCAGCCGCAGCGGTACGCTGACCTACGAGGCGGTGTGGCAGCTGACGAACGAAGGTCTGGGCCAGACGACGTGCGTCGGCATCGGCGGCGATCCGGTAGCCGGCACCAGCTTCATCGACGTGCTGGCGCTGTTCGCGGAGGACGAGGAGACGGAGGCGATCGTGCTGATCGGCGAGATCGGCGGCACGGCCGAAGAGGAGGCGGCGGACTGGATCCGCGAGCACCTGGACATCCCGGTGGTCGGCTTCATCGCCGGCGCCACGGCGCCGCCGGGGCGGCGAATGGGTCACGCCGGCGCGATCGTGGCCGGCGGCAAGGGGACGGCGGCGGAGAAGAAGGCGGCGCTGGCCGCCGCCGGCGTGCTGGTGGTCGATTCGCCCGCCGAGATGGGAGCTCGAACGGCCGCGGCGCTGGCCTCGTAG
- the sucC gene encoding ADP-forming succinate--CoA ligase subunit beta encodes MKIHEFQAKEILRRFGARVPQGKVIEHPGQAAEICRDFGGRSVVKAQIHAGGRGKGGGVKLAASPEEAERLAGEILGMQLTTHQTGPEGQQVRKVLIEEALDIELELYLGVTLDRAAACPVLMASRSGGMDIEEVARTEPDAILRELIDPQLGVLPFQCRRIASGLGFSGGTARQIQAAVASVVAAYLETDASLVEINPLMVDSQGDVYTLDAKMNFDDNAMFRRPEIAGLRDVHEENPLEVEASGHGISYIKLDGSIGCMVNGAGLAMATMDIIKLYGSEPANFLDVGGSASQEAVESAFRIILSDEAVKAVLINIFGGIARTDRIARGVVAAIEELAASGSPVGVPVIVRLEGTNVEEGREVLERADFDFIVAGSMGDAAQRAVEALGA; translated from the coding sequence GTGAAGATCCACGAGTTCCAGGCCAAGGAGATCCTGCGCCGATTCGGCGCCAGGGTGCCGCAGGGGAAGGTGATCGAACATCCGGGGCAGGCTGCCGAGATCTGTCGGGACTTCGGCGGCCGCTCGGTGGTCAAGGCCCAGATTCATGCCGGCGGCCGTGGCAAGGGCGGCGGGGTCAAGCTGGCCGCCAGTCCGGAGGAGGCGGAGCGGCTTGCGGGCGAGATCCTGGGCATGCAGCTCACGACGCACCAGACCGGTCCCGAGGGCCAACAGGTGCGGAAGGTCCTGATCGAAGAGGCGCTCGATATCGAGCTGGAACTCTATCTGGGCGTGACCCTGGACCGCGCCGCGGCATGTCCGGTGCTGATGGCATCGCGTTCCGGCGGCATGGACATCGAGGAAGTGGCGCGGACGGAACCCGATGCGATCCTTCGCGAGCTGATCGACCCGCAGCTCGGCGTCCTGCCGTTCCAGTGCCGGAGAATCGCGTCCGGCCTGGGATTCTCGGGCGGCACCGCCCGCCAGATTCAGGCGGCGGTCGCGAGCGTGGTGGCCGCGTACTTGGAGACGGACGCGTCGCTGGTCGAGATCAACCCGCTGATGGTCGACTCGCAGGGCGACGTCTACACGCTGGACGCGAAGATGAACTTCGACGACAACGCGATGTTCAGGAGGCCGGAGATCGCCGGGCTGCGCGACGTCCACGAGGAGAATCCGCTCGAGGTCGAGGCCTCGGGGCACGGCATCAGCTACATCAAGCTCGACGGCAGCATCGGCTGCATGGTCAATGGCGCGGGTCTGGCGATGGCGACCATGGACATCATCAAGTTGTACGGCTCCGAGCCGGCGAACTTCCTCGATGTCGGCGGCTCGGCCTCGCAGGAAGCGGTCGAGAGCGCCTTCCGGATCATCCTCTCGGATGAGGCGGTAAAGGCGGTGCTGATCAACATCTTCGGCGGCATCGCGCGGACCGACCGCATTGCCCGCGGCGTGGTCGCGGCGATCGAGGAACTCGCTGCCTCGGGGTCGCCCGTCGGCGTGCCGGTCATCGTGCGGCTCGAGGGGACGAACGTCGAGGAAGGGCGCGAAGTGCTCGAGCGGGCGGACTTCGACTTCATCGTCGCCGGGAGCATGGGCGACGCCGCCCAACGCGCGGTCGAGGCTCTGGGAGCCTAG
- the icd gene encoding isocitrate dehydrogenase (NADP(+)) — protein sequence MALRGQEVGWLDGVLVVPEQPIVPFIEGDGIGPDIWRAAKAVIDAAVEKAYSGARSIAWLEILAGEKALEQTGEWLPSATVDAIRHYRVAIKGPLTTPVGGGIRSLNVALRQLLDLYACVRPVRYFDGVPSPVREPEKVDMVLFRENTEDVYAGHEWQEGTAETAALIDFIRRELGRDIRGDSGVGIKPVSVTGSKRLVRKAIDYARAQGRESVTLVHKGNIMKFTEGAFKEWGYELAADEYGDCTVSEDDLWSKHDGRLPNGRILIKDRISDAMFQQVLLRADEYDVIATTNLNGDYLSDALAAQVGGLGMAPGANEGDGVALFEATHGTAPKYAGQDKVNPCSVILSGVMMLNWLGWQEAGRSIENAISRAIRQKRVTYDLERQMEGATLLKTSEFGQAIVENLD from the coding sequence TTGGCTCTGAGAGGTCAGGAAGTCGGCTGGCTGGATGGCGTTCTGGTTGTGCCGGAGCAACCGATCGTCCCCTTCATCGAGGGCGACGGGATCGGCCCCGACATCTGGCGCGCCGCCAAGGCAGTGATCGACGCCGCGGTCGAGAAGGCCTACTCGGGTGCGCGTTCCATCGCCTGGCTCGAGATCCTGGCCGGCGAGAAGGCCCTGGAGCAGACCGGGGAATGGCTGCCGTCAGCGACCGTCGACGCGATCCGGCACTACCGGGTCGCGATCAAGGGGCCGCTGACGACGCCAGTCGGCGGCGGTATTCGCAGCCTGAACGTAGCGCTCCGGCAGCTCCTCGATCTGTACGCGTGCGTGCGCCCGGTGCGCTACTTCGACGGTGTGCCGTCGCCGGTCCGCGAGCCGGAGAAGGTCGACATGGTCCTGTTTCGCGAGAACACCGAGGACGTGTACGCGGGTCACGAGTGGCAGGAGGGGACGGCGGAGACTGCGGCCCTGATCGACTTCATCCGGAGGGAGCTGGGCCGGGACATTCGCGGCGACTCCGGCGTCGGCATCAAGCCGGTCTCGGTGACCGGGAGCAAGCGGCTGGTCAGAAAGGCGATCGACTACGCCCGGGCCCAGGGACGAGAGAGCGTCACCCTGGTGCACAAGGGCAACATCATGAAGTTCACCGAGGGCGCCTTCAAGGAGTGGGGCTACGAACTCGCGGCCGACGAGTACGGGGACTGCACGGTGAGCGAGGACGACCTCTGGTCGAAACACGATGGCCGGCTGCCGAATGGACGGATCCTGATCAAGGACCGCATTTCCGACGCCATGTTCCAGCAGGTGCTGCTGCGGGCCGACGAGTACGACGTGATCGCGACGACCAACCTGAACGGGGACTATCTGTCGGACGCTCTGGCCGCGCAGGTCGGCGGGCTCGGGATGGCGCCGGGCGCCAACGAGGGCGACGGCGTTGCCCTGTTCGAGGCCACGCACGGCACGGCGCCGAAGTACGCCGGCCAGGACAAGGTGAACCCCTGCTCGGTCATCCTGTCGGGCGTGATGATGCTGAACTGGTTGGGTTGGCAGGAGGCCGGCAGGTCGATCGAGAACGCGATCAGCCGCGCGATCAGGCAAAAGCGCGTGACCTACGACCTGGAGCGTCAGATGGAGGGGGCAACGCTGCTCAAGACCTCCGAGTTCGGCCAGGCGATCGTCGAAAACCTCGACTGA
- a CDS encoding cytidine deaminase, with protein sequence MSGQPLFHPPIPAHAATWEGIDWEALVDAALRCRERAYAPYSGFRVGAALLAEDGRIYNGCNVENRVLGLTLCAERGALSAAVADGRTSFRALAIAATATPPCAPCGQCRDALAEFTCDLPVVSVTAGDHEATKWSRFTLQDLLPEPFDLPQPGPRPRSRGSEKERPRRQR encoded by the coding sequence ATGAGCGGGCAACCCCTCTTCCACCCACCGATTCCGGCTCACGCCGCGACCTGGGAAGGCATCGACTGGGAGGCTCTCGTCGATGCCGCGCTCCGTTGCCGGGAACGGGCCTACGCTCCCTACAGCGGTTTCAGGGTGGGCGCCGCGCTCCTGGCCGAGGACGGCCGCATCTACAACGGCTGCAACGTGGAGAACCGCGTCCTCGGCCTGACCCTTTGCGCCGAGCGTGGCGCGCTCTCGGCGGCGGTCGCCGACGGCCGGACTTCCTTCCGGGCCCTCGCCATCGCCGCCACCGCGACGCCGCCATGTGCACCGTGCGGGCAATGCCGCGACGCACTGGCCGAGTTCACCTGCGACCTGCCAGTCGTCTCGGTCACGGCGGGCGACCACGAGGCGACGAAGTGGAGTCGCTTCACGCTCCAGGACCTGCTGCCCGAACCGTTCGATCTTCCGCAGCCAGGGCCTCGGCCACGGAGTCGTGGATCGGAAAAAGAGAGGCCACGCCGGCAACGGTGA
- a CDS encoding DUF1326 domain-containing protein, which produces MRLAEMHRLAAALPAVIFILLPAAALGAGVQVSGTYVEARTADVYTGPCFANSEVGLVGKEAIMAWRIEEGGWDGVDLSGLSVLAVVRSEATLGDPYAERLGAESVLVVDAGANPTQRRALEGFARGMGGELLADVAVSLTAEVEFDVRANGAAAVHAGELAALRTRPLDHRDHLCGNETVFYPPLAPTEGAEPGVALEHSWQGEGLGTTWKSPGKRSSFVGRFSR; this is translated from the coding sequence ATGAGACTTGCCGAGATGCATCGCCTTGCTGCTGCCCTGCCGGCCGTAATCTTCATCCTGCTGCCCGCCGCGGCGCTGGGTGCCGGGGTCCAGGTCTCGGGGACCTACGTCGAAGCGCGGACCGCCGACGTTTACACCGGACCGTGTTTCGCCAACTCGGAGGTCGGGCTGGTCGGCAAGGAAGCGATCATGGCGTGGCGGATCGAAGAAGGCGGCTGGGATGGCGTCGATCTCTCCGGCCTTTCCGTGCTCGCCGTCGTGCGCTCCGAAGCCACCCTCGGCGATCCCTACGCCGAACGTCTCGGCGCCGAGTCGGTCCTGGTCGTGGATGCCGGTGCCAACCCGACACAGCGCCGCGCGCTCGAGGGGTTCGCGCGCGGCATGGGCGGCGAGTTGCTGGCGGACGTGGCCGTGTCCCTGACCGCCGAAGTCGAGTTCGACGTACGGGCGAACGGGGCGGCCGCTGTTCACGCCGGCGAGCTTGCAGCGTTGCGCACCCGGCCCCTCGATCACCGGGACCACCTGTGCGGGAACGAGACGGTCTTCTATCCGCCTCTGGCGCCCACTGAAGGTGCGGAGCCAGGCGTCGCGCTGGAGCACAGCTGGCAGGGAGAAGGTCTCGGCACGACCTGGAAGAGCCCCGGCAAACGCAGCTCCTTCGTGGGTCGGTTCAGTCGCTGA
- a CDS encoding FAD binding domain-containing protein has translation MRPFSYAAPTTIEQAVSLLEVEGSEVLAGGTDLLSLLKDDVERVERLVSLRGVEGLSGIDVSGGQLRIGAMTTLQELRDHDGATEAVPALVTAIDGVASAQLRAMGTVGGDLLQRPRCWYYRRGYGLLALGQDGGSMVTEGDNRYHAIFPDGHARFVSPSSLAPLLVALGAEATVRGPDGERRVPVEALYRAPQVEGERENTLGRGELLVEITAAVGGVRTAVYEVRQRRSLDWPLMTAAVSLTGVAPRVDQARIVLGHAAPIPYLAVAAGEVAAGGELTPARIEEAAEKAASGARPMSGNRYKVQLARTATRRALGLAAGMEA, from the coding sequence ATGCGACCCTTCAGCTACGCTGCGCCGACGACGATCGAACAGGCGGTCAGTTTGCTGGAGGTCGAGGGCAGCGAGGTCCTCGCGGGCGGAACGGACCTCCTGAGCCTGCTCAAGGACGATGTCGAACGGGTCGAGCGGCTCGTTTCGTTGCGCGGTGTGGAGGGCCTCTCCGGTATCGACGTCTCTGGGGGCCAGCTCCGGATCGGAGCGATGACGACGTTGCAGGAGCTGCGGGATCATGATGGAGCGACCGAGGCCGTGCCGGCCCTCGTGACCGCGATCGACGGCGTGGCCAGCGCTCAATTGCGAGCGATGGGCACCGTAGGCGGCGATCTCCTACAGCGCCCGCGCTGCTGGTACTACCGCCGCGGCTACGGTCTGCTCGCCCTGGGACAGGATGGCGGGTCGATGGTCACGGAAGGCGACAACCGCTACCACGCGATCTTCCCGGACGGCCATGCGCGTTTCGTCAGCCCCTCCAGTCTCGCGCCGCTCCTGGTTGCGCTCGGGGCCGAGGCAACGGTCAGGGGGCCGGACGGCGAGCGGCGCGTGCCGGTCGAGGCGCTCTACCGGGCGCCGCAGGTCGAGGGCGAGCGCGAGAACACACTCGGACGCGGCGAGCTTTTGGTCGAGATAACGGCCGCGGTCGGCGGCGTCCGCACCGCGGTGTACGAAGTCCGGCAGCGCCGGTCGCTGGACTGGCCGCTGATGACGGCCGCCGTGTCGCTGACCGGAGTGGCGCCGCGGGTGGACCAGGCACGGATCGTCCTGGGCCACGCCGCTCCGATCCCCTATCTCGCCGTCGCCGCTGGCGAGGTGGCGGCGGGCGGCGAACTGACGCCGGCACGGATCGAAGAGGCGGCAGAGAAGGCCGCCTCCGGTGCGCGGCCGATGAGCGGCAATCGATACAAGGTGCAGCTCGCCCGGACGGCCACCAGACGGGCGCTTGGGCTCGCCGCCGGCATGGAGGCTTGA
- a CDS encoding xanthine dehydrogenase family protein molybdopterin-binding subunit, translating to MADYSWPEADRRGQIGHRPARLDGPVKSTGFARYPSDQNPPGLLAAKILTCPHAHARILGIDTSAAEALPGVRVVHVIQGEGSEIQWAGDEVAAVAAETEDVARDAVRAIQVEYEVLPHFVTEEHRDRAPAAQPGSERTAGDPDAAFASAHRIVEQTLGMPQMAHMCLEPHGQVAAWDGDELEVHASTQAVSTLGGQFASELGIPATQVRIRTEYMGGGFGSKFSPDRWGIVGAELARKAGAPVKLFLDRDQEVSVAGSRPSAFARIRVAADEQGKLVAWDSDSWGSGGLPGTGQTPLPYVFSRLPNRRLRHTSVPTNLAGSRAWRAPNHPQACFLTMASLDDLANELDLDPIDFLDRNLDLTGRADVYREELGIAAEMAGWKERWQPRKRSRDGALQRGLGVSIHTWGGRGHSSNCDVTVHPDGAVEVRIGSQDIGTGTRTVVAQVLAETFGLELHQVRVSLGDNRFPQSGPSGGSSTVGGVSASTRRAAQDALREVLARVAPRLEAEPEELKAAGGRVFVEGEPSRGMSWPEAAAQIGGAPVSARGRNPGPGRLISSGVGGVQIAEVEVDMDTGVVRVERMIAVQDCGLIINRRLAESQVYGGLIMGVGYALFEEWIPDPVTGRLLNADMEFYKLAGLLDVGSLEVHMMTGPAYDERGVIGLGEPPVISPGAAISNAVANAIGVRVPYLPLTPDRVLDALAGDGGAA from the coding sequence TTGGCTGACTACTCCTGGCCCGAGGCCGATCGGAGGGGCCAGATCGGCCACCGGCCGGCGCGCCTGGACGGTCCGGTCAAGTCGACCGGGTTCGCCAGGTACCCGTCCGACCAGAATCCGCCGGGTCTTTTGGCCGCGAAGATCCTGACCTGTCCGCACGCTCACGCCCGCATCCTGGGCATTGACACCTCGGCGGCGGAGGCGCTGCCCGGCGTGCGCGTCGTCCACGTGATCCAGGGGGAGGGTTCCGAGATCCAGTGGGCCGGCGACGAGGTGGCCGCGGTCGCCGCGGAGACCGAGGACGTGGCTCGCGACGCTGTGCGGGCGATCCAGGTCGAGTACGAGGTGTTGCCCCACTTCGTGACGGAGGAACATCGTGATCGGGCGCCGGCTGCGCAGCCGGGTTCCGAGCGAACAGCCGGCGACCCGGACGCGGCCTTCGCCTCGGCCCACCGCATCGTCGAGCAGACGCTTGGGATGCCTCAGATGGCCCACATGTGCCTCGAACCGCACGGCCAGGTCGCGGCATGGGACGGCGACGAACTCGAGGTCCACGCCTCGACCCAGGCGGTCTCCACCCTGGGTGGCCAGTTCGCCTCCGAACTCGGCATCCCGGCGACGCAGGTGCGGATCCGAACCGAGTACATGGGCGGTGGCTTCGGTTCCAAGTTCTCGCCCGACCGCTGGGGGATCGTCGGCGCCGAGTTGGCGCGCAAGGCCGGCGCGCCGGTGAAGCTGTTCCTGGACCGGGACCAGGAGGTGTCGGTCGCGGGCAGCCGGCCTTCGGCCTTTGCGCGCATTCGGGTGGCGGCGGACGAGCAGGGCAAGCTCGTGGCCTGGGACTCGGACTCCTGGGGTTCGGGCGGTTTGCCCGGCACGGGCCAGACGCCGCTGCCGTACGTCTTCAGCAGGCTGCCGAACCGGCGCCTGCGCCACACGTCGGTGCCGACCAATCTGGCCGGATCGCGGGCCTGGCGGGCGCCCAACCACCCGCAGGCCTGCTTCCTGACGATGGCCAGCCTGGACGACCTGGCCAACGAACTGGATCTGGACCCGATCGATTTCCTCGACCGAAACCTGGATCTGACGGGACGGGCCGACGTGTACCGGGAGGAGCTTGGCATCGCCGCCGAGATGGCGGGCTGGAAGGAGCGCTGGCAGCCCCGGAAGCGATCCAGGGACGGCGCTCTCCAGCGAGGCCTGGGCGTTTCGATCCACACATGGGGCGGACGTGGTCACTCGAGCAATTGCGATGTGACCGTCCATCCGGATGGTGCGGTCGAGGTCCGGATCGGGTCCCAGGACATTGGCACCGGGACGCGCACCGTCGTTGCCCAAGTGCTGGCGGAGACCTTCGGCCTGGAACTCCACCAGGTACGCGTATCGCTTGGCGATAACCGGTTCCCGCAGTCGGGTCCGTCGGGCGGCAGTTCGACCGTTGGCGGTGTATCCGCCTCGACCCGGCGCGCGGCGCAGGACGCCTTGCGTGAGGTTCTGGCGCGGGTCGCGCCCCGTCTCGAGGCGGAACCTGAGGAGTTGAAGGCGGCGGGAGGCCGCGTGTTCGTGGAGGGCGAACCCTCGCGCGGCATGTCCTGGCCCGAAGCGGCGGCGCAGATCGGCGGTGCGCCGGTCAGCGCGCGGGGGCGCAATCCAGGCCCCGGACGATTGATCTCGAGCGGGGTCGGCGGGGTCCAGATCGCTGAGGTAGAGGTCGACATGGACACCGGCGTGGTCCGGGTGGAACGGATGATCGCGGTCCAGGACTGCGGCCTGATCATCAATCGTCGTCTGGCGGAGAGTCAGGTCTACGGCGGTCTGATCATGGGGGTCGGCTACGCGTTGTTCGAGGAGTGGATTCCGGATCCGGTAACCGGTCGGCTGCTGAACGCCGACATGGAGTTCTACAAGCTGGCGGGCCTCTTGGACGTTGGATCGCTCGAAGTCCACATGATGACCGGCCCCGCGTACGACGAGCGGGGCGTGATCGGCCTGGGCGAGCCGCCGGTGATCTCGCCGGGCGCCGCGATCAGCAATGCGGTGGCGAATGCGATCGGGGTTCGTGTGCCCTACCTGCCGCTGACGCCCGACCGGGTGCTGGACGCACTCGCAGGCGACGGAGGGGCGGCCTGA
- a CDS encoding (2Fe-2S)-binding protein — MSDDAKGSGLSRRSFLRGGAAGALAASLLPEDAAAAVAANDAEGVPTVGPGAVEIELEVNGALRRLEVEPRVTLLDGLRDRLDVTGPKRVCDRGTCGACTVLEDGRPVYACCRLMIESAGRSITTVEGLGSPDAMHEVQQAFVDHDAQQCGYCTPGFVVATAALLARSPAPTEQDIEAGLGGNFCRCGTYKGIRAVVGGPGEPGGDSVG, encoded by the coding sequence GTGAGCGACGACGCAAAGGGATCGGGACTCTCTCGCCGGTCGTTTCTGCGGGGCGGCGCCGCGGGGGCCCTGGCGGCGAGCCTGCTGCCGGAAGACGCGGCCGCTGCCGTCGCGGCGAACGACGCGGAGGGTGTTCCGACCGTCGGCCCGGGCGCGGTCGAGATCGAACTCGAGGTGAACGGCGCCCTCCGCCGGCTCGAAGTGGAGCCCCGGGTCACGCTGCTCGACGGACTGCGCGACCGCCTCGATGTGACGGGTCCGAAGAGAGTCTGCGATCGCGGCACCTGCGGTGCCTGCACGGTACTCGAGGACGGCCGTCCGGTCTACGCGTGCTGCCGCCTGATGATCGAGTCCGCGGGGCGGAGCATCACGACCGTCGAGGGACTGGGCTCACCGGACGCGATGCACGAGGTGCAGCAGGCCTTCGTGGACCACGATGCGCAGCAGTGCGGCTACTGCACGCCCGGCTTCGTGGTCGCCACCGCGGCGCTTCTGGCGCGCAGTCCGGCGCCGACGGAGCAGGACATCGAAGCCGGCCTGGGGGGCAACTTCTGTCGCTGCGGAACCTACAAGGGCATCCGCGCCGTGGTTGGTGGTCCGGGCGAACCGGGAGGCGACAGCGTTGGCTGA